In Spinacia oleracea cultivar Varoflay chromosome 5, BTI_SOV_V1, whole genome shotgun sequence, a single window of DNA contains:
- the LOC110798801 gene encoding NAC domain-containing protein 92 — MEENLPPGFRFHPTDEELITFYLSKKVSDFNFDSKAIADVDLNKCEPWDLPGKASMGEKEWYFFSLRDRKYPTGLRTNRATEAGYWKTTGKDKEIFRGGVLIGMKKTLVFYRGRAPKGEKTNWVMHEYRLDNKLSFKPAKDEWVVCRVFQKSVAVKKPQPTSPSMVSPDSPDDTNTHTNEYGDIELPNINNLSTSPNHGFNYPSLQNYPNCTTTNHLNLTGNTNLNLNWALEMATLQPLSWPSTFLTPNLNSTVNSLLLKALQFRSTTSGNTNDYSFLGHQQGLPIGSMTNEIFSGFQPSSSSADTVFQSIQQQNQQNQQQQQQQQQQQQLQDQPFNLDSMW; from the exons ATGGAGGAGAATTTACCTCCAGGATTCAGGTTTCATCCGACGGACGAGGAGCTAATTACGTTTTATTTGTCTAAGAAAGTCTCGGATTTCAATTTCGATTCCAAGGCTATTGCTGATGTTGATCTTAACAAGTGTGAGCCTTGGGACCTTCCAG GAAAAGCATCAATGGGAGAAAAAGAATGGTATTTTTTCAGCTTAAGAGATAGAAAATACCCAACAGGTTTAAGAACAAACCGAGCCACCGAAGCCGGTTATTGGAAAACCACAGGGAAGGATAAAGAAATATTCCGGGGAGGTGTATTAATCGGGATGAAGAAGACTCTTGTATTCTACCGTGGAAGAGCACCCAAGGGAGAAAAAACTAATTGGGTAATGCATGAATATCGTCTCGACAATAAGCTTTCTTTCAAACCCGCCAAG GATGAATGGGTGGTGTGTAGAGTTTTCCAAAAGAGTGTAGCAGTTAAAAAACCACAACCCACCTCACCCTCAATGGTCTCACCAGACTCACCAGATGATACCAACACACATACAAACGAGTATGGAGACATTGAGCTACCAAATATAAACAACCTATCAACTTCACCCAATCACGGTTTTAATTACCCCTCCCTACAAAATTACCCTAATTGTACTACTACTAATCATCTAAATTTAACCGGGAACACGAATTTAAACTTAAATTGGGCACTAGAAATGGCAACTCTTCAACCATTATCCTGGCCGTCTACCTTCCTTACTCCAAATCTAAATAGCACGGTAAATTCTTTGTTACTAAAGGCTCTACAGTTTCGAAGTACAACAAGTGGTAATACTAACGACTACTCGTTCCTTGGCCACCAACAAGGGTTGCCTATAGGAAGTATGACGAATGAAATATTTTCGGGTTTCCAACCTTCATCGTCGTCTGCTGACACCGTGTTTCAGTCTATTCAACAACAGAATCAAcaaaaccaacaacaacaacaacaacaacaacaacaacaacaactccAGGACCAACCATTCAATTTGGACTCCATGTGGTGA